The following coding sequences lie in one bacterium genomic window:
- a CDS encoding carbamoyltransferase: MNILGISAYYHDSAACLVQDGRIVAAAQEERFTRKKHDFRFPQNAIDYCLAEAGIRHADLDLVTFYDKPLLKFDRLLETYVSYAPSGFKLFLMGLPIWLKQKLFMPRELDRGLGGAYKGRYVFMDHHESHAASAFFPSPFEEAAILTLDGVGEWTTGSIAVGRGNRIEMLKELHFPHSLGLLYSAFTFFTGFRVNSGEYKLMGLAPYGEPIYRDLIMDNLIDLKEDGSFRMDMSYFGYCDNDVMTSKKMEDLFEGPARQAESEITQREMDIAASIQVVTEEIMLRIAKYAHELTGCENLTMAGGVALNCVGNGRILRESPFENLWIQPAAGDAGGALGAAMFVWHQLLDKPRDNRSLDVQQGSLLGPRFGEEEIRTFLDGAGAVYQFYESDEKAADAVAELIANENVVGHMQGRMEFGPRALGARSIIGDARSPKMQSVMNLKIKFRESFRPFAPAILREDVDEYFEMRPNEDSPYMLLVAPVREEKRTGADVGKERGLDKLREIRSVVPAITHVDYSARVQTIDPVRFPRFYDIIRKFKEKTGSPVVINTSFNVRGEPIVCTPQDAYRCFMSTHMDALVIEDFVLLKKDQPEQNLDVDAYLSEFALD, from the coding sequence ATGAACATTCTGGGTATTTCGGCCTACTACCACGATAGCGCCGCCTGTCTCGTACAGGATGGGCGAATCGTGGCGGCGGCTCAGGAAGAGCGCTTCACACGCAAGAAGCACGACTTCCGCTTCCCCCAGAACGCGATCGACTATTGCCTGGCCGAGGCGGGTATTCGCCACGCAGACCTCGATCTCGTGACTTTCTACGACAAGCCCCTGCTGAAGTTCGACCGTCTGCTCGAGACCTACGTTTCCTACGCGCCCTCTGGGTTCAAGCTGTTTCTGATGGGGCTGCCGATCTGGCTCAAGCAGAAGCTGTTCATGCCGCGCGAACTGGATCGCGGTCTCGGAGGTGCCTACAAGGGTCGTTACGTGTTCATGGATCACCACGAGTCTCATGCCGCCAGCGCCTTCTTTCCTTCGCCTTTCGAAGAAGCCGCGATCCTGACACTCGACGGCGTCGGGGAATGGACCACGGGGAGCATCGCGGTCGGTCGCGGAAACCGCATCGAGATGCTCAAAGAGCTGCACTTCCCGCATTCACTGGGATTGCTCTACTCGGCATTTACCTTTTTCACCGGGTTTCGCGTCAACAGCGGTGAGTACAAGCTCATGGGCCTGGCGCCCTACGGGGAGCCCATCTACCGCGACCTGATCATGGACAACCTGATCGATCTGAAGGAAGACGGCTCGTTTCGCATGGACATGTCGTACTTCGGCTACTGCGACAACGATGTGATGACTTCGAAGAAGATGGAAGATCTCTTCGAGGGGCCTGCGCGCCAGGCGGAGAGTGAGATCACGCAACGCGAAATGGACATCGCGGCCTCGATCCAGGTCGTGACCGAAGAGATCATGCTGCGCATCGCCAAGTACGCGCATGAACTCACGGGCTGCGAAAATCTGACGATGGCCGGCGGTGTCGCGCTCAACTGTGTGGGAAACGGCCGCATCTTGCGGGAGTCTCCATTCGAGAACCTGTGGATCCAACCGGCGGCCGGGGATGCGGGTGGCGCATTGGGTGCTGCGATGTTCGTGTGGCACCAGCTGCTGGACAAGCCCCGTGACAATCGGTCCCTCGATGTGCAACAAGGCTCACTGCTCGGTCCGCGCTTCGGTGAAGAGGAGATCCGCACCTTCCTGGACGGAGCAGGTGCCGTCTACCAGTTCTACGAGAGCGACGAGAAGGCAGCGGATGCGGTGGCGGAGTTGATCGCCAACGAGAACGTGGTCGGGCATATGCAAGGTCGTATGGAGTTCGGTCCGCGGGCACTTGGCGCGCGCTCGATCATTGGGGATGCTCGCTCGCCGAAGATGCAATCCGTCATGAATCTGAAGATCAAGTTCCGCGAGAGCTTTCGACCCTTCGCGCCTGCGATCCTGCGCGAGGATGTGGACGAATATTTCGAGATGCGGCCCAATGAAGACAGCCCCTACATGCTGCTGGTGGCGCCCGTTCGCGAAGAGAAGCGCACCGGTGCCGATGTTGGCAAAGAGCGCGGTCTCGACAAGCTGCGCGAGATTCGTTCGGTGGTTCCGGCGATCACGCACGTAGACTACTCCGCACGTGTGCAGACGATCGACCCGGTCCGTTTTCCCCGCTTCTACGACATTATCCGCAAGTTCAAGGAAAAAACTGGCAGCCCGGTGGTCATCAATACGAGTTTCAACGTTCGCGGAGAACCCATCGTGTGTACGCCACAGGATGCGTACCGCTGTTTCATGTCAACTCACATGGATGCACTGGTGATCGAGGACTTCGTGCTGCTGAAGAAGGACCAACCGGAACAGAATCTGGACGTGGACGCATACCTGTCCGAATTCGCCCTGGACTAG
- a CDS encoding phosphatidate cytidylyltransferase: MDNADHQSSDPPIGRSYAESAPHPLPPTQLEAEKPRWSPSNLTKRIFTAIMLIPPVLWVCYTGGLPYLAVVIAFSVLGINEFYGFISAKGATPHRLPGLISAAALPVIVYFGNEFMAISFMTAIFLTVMIMQLTKAEVHEAIASVSATFFGVFYVGWLLSYAVSVRFIADDLSLRSGLEFDPRIGFFFMVFCLTAAVGSDTAAYFVGRKFGRHKLAPEISPNKTIEGAIGGILLGGVAAGLACKFIFDTFIDEALAADFSYIAAGLFGVAIAAVSIIGDLVESVLKRDADLKDAGGLLPGVGGVLDRIDSALVAIPVMYYLLLGYYYSLYPAL; encoded by the coding sequence TTGGATAACGCTGATCATCAGTCCAGCGATCCTCCGATCGGTCGTTCCTACGCCGAATCGGCTCCCCACCCGCTTCCCCCGACCCAACTCGAGGCGGAGAAGCCGCGCTGGAGCCCCAGCAATCTAACGAAGCGGATCTTCACGGCGATCATGCTGATTCCTCCGGTGCTCTGGGTCTGCTACACGGGCGGACTGCCTTACCTTGCCGTCGTCATCGCCTTCTCGGTACTGGGCATCAACGAGTTCTACGGCTTCATCAGTGCGAAGGGGGCGACTCCGCACCGCCTGCCTGGCCTGATCTCGGCGGCCGCGTTGCCGGTGATCGTCTACTTCGGCAACGAGTTCATGGCCATCAGCTTCATGACCGCGATCTTTCTGACGGTCATGATCATGCAGCTGACCAAGGCCGAGGTCCACGAGGCGATTGCGAGTGTTTCGGCCACGTTCTTTGGCGTGTTCTACGTGGGCTGGTTGCTTTCGTATGCCGTCTCGGTGCGCTTCATTGCCGACGATCTCTCCCTGCGTTCGGGTCTGGAGTTCGACCCGCGCATCGGCTTCTTTTTCATGGTCTTCTGTCTGACGGCGGCGGTCGGTTCGGACACGGCGGCCTACTTCGTGGGTCGCAAGTTCGGTCGTCACAAACTGGCGCCGGAGATCAGCCCGAACAAGACGATCGAGGGGGCGATCGGCGGAATCCTCCTCGGTGGCGTCGCCGCGGGCCTCGCCTGTAAGTTCATTTTCGATACCTTCATCGACGAAGCTCTGGCCGCGGACTTCAGCTATATCGCGGCCGGGCTCTTCGGTGTCGCGATTGCGGCTGTTTCGATCATCGGCGACCTGGTCGAGTCCGTGCTCAAACGAGACGCAGACCTCAAGGATGCCGGTGGTCTGTTGCCCGGCGTCGGCGGTGTCCTGGACCGGATCGACTCCGCTTTGGTCGCAATTCCCGTCATGTATTACCTGTTGCTCGGTTACTACTACTCTTTGTATCCGGCCCTCTAG
- the purS gene encoding phosphoribosylformylglycinamidine synthase subunit PurS: MRVKVSVKLKPGVLDAEGRAIQKTVRDLGYDQVAEIRTGKLIELDVDSATPEKARALATELCDKILANPVIEQYEIEVD, encoded by the coding sequence GTGAGGGTCAAGGTATCGGTGAAGTTGAAGCCCGGTGTACTCGATGCGGAAGGCCGCGCGATCCAAAAGACCGTGCGCGACCTGGGTTACGACCAGGTTGCGGAGATTCGCACGGGAAAGCTGATCGAACTCGACGTCGATTCCGCCACGCCGGAAAAGGCGAGGGCGTTGGCTACCGAGTTATGCGACAAGATTCTCGCGAATCCGGTCATCGAGCAGTACGAGATCGAGGTCGATTAG
- a CDS encoding glycosyltransferase: MNATSPKQTLSVLIVVQHEIDMNQLHQAVTNRLEESGASYELVYLLSAPEDLLEKAKAIFEREPERVRVLQFAQGVSESAMLTAGIERSTGDILLTLPAVLETDLEELTNLINTIEEGSDVVVASRTPGDGSGRAQSRLFNRIISFVSGSRFLDVASATRGFRREVIDEIPLYGDYHRYLPLLADRLGFSVCEIPATSRQGLKTQTLHAPRVYFLRALDILSVLFISRFTRYPLRLFGGVGSIFAAAGAALLFVVGIQRIMGTPLADRPVLVLATLLVGLGVQAFTIGLLGELILFFHARSVRDYRILAVYGAETPTLPSLDETPTP, from the coding sequence TTGAACGCCACTTCACCCAAGCAGACGCTTTCCGTGCTGATCGTCGTGCAACACGAAATCGACATGAATCAACTGCACCAGGCGGTCACGAACCGACTGGAAGAGTCCGGCGCGAGCTACGAGCTGGTTTATCTGCTCTCTGCTCCCGAAGACCTGTTGGAAAAGGCGAAAGCGATCTTCGAACGCGAACCAGAACGCGTGCGCGTATTGCAATTCGCACAGGGCGTGAGCGAGTCGGCGATGCTGACGGCCGGAATCGAACGTTCGACCGGAGATATTCTGCTCACACTGCCGGCCGTACTCGAAACCGATCTGGAGGAGCTGACGAACCTGATCAACACGATCGAGGAAGGATCCGATGTCGTGGTTGCCAGTCGCACACCTGGTGATGGATCCGGGCGAGCGCAATCCCGCTTGTTCAACCGCATCATCTCATTCGTTTCGGGCTCTCGTTTCCTGGATGTCGCCAGCGCTACGCGCGGTTTTCGGCGCGAGGTCATCGACGAAATTCCTCTCTATGGCGACTATCATCGCTACTTGCCGCTACTCGCCGACCGGCTCGGCTTCTCTGTCTGCGAGATTCCAGCAACCTCGCGCCAGGGGTTGAAGACACAGACTCTCCACGCGCCGCGCGTCTACTTCCTGCGGGCCCTCGATATTCTCTCGGTCCTGTTCATCAGCCGCTTCACTCGCTATCCGCTGCGTCTGTTCGGCGGTGTCGGCTCGATATTTGCCGCCGCCGGCGCAGCGCTTCTATTCGTCGTCGGAATCCAGCGGATCATGGGAACACCTCTGGCAGATCGCCCGGTCCTGGTGCTCGCCACTCTTCTCGTAGGCCTGGGCGTACAGGCGTTCACGATCGGCCTGCTGGGCGAACTGATCCTGTTCTTCCACGCCCGCAGCGTGCGCGACTATCGGATCCTGGCTGTCTACGGCGCCGAAACGCCCACACTACCGTCGCTCGACGAGACGCCGACCCCCTGA
- a CDS encoding amidophosphoribosyltransferase, translated as MKHLPRDPSSEYDRSNPSLDRFHDECGVVGISGHPEAANLAYLGLYAQQHRGQESAGIVSRDGAQMCVQKGMGLVADIFTSDKLRKLPGRYSIGHVRYSTAGASNLRDAQPFLADSGRHHVSIAHNGNLTNADAIRSELEDYGSIFQSTMDSEVFVHLFARARGTLDERLSDTFSRVRGAYSLVFLIDDTLVAVRDPHGFRPLSLARLGSAWVVASETCAFDLIGAEYERDVEPGEIVIIRRGRLRSIQPLPREPERFCVFEHIYFARPDSLVFGSNVYQTRKQLGRELARSSPVEADMVVPVLDSGCAAAIGYAQEAELPYETALIRNHYVRRTFIEPEQSIRLFGVRIKHNPIRELVAGKRLVVVEDSIVRGTTLYKLVTLFRAAGATEVHIRVSSPPTTGPCYYGIDTPTREELVAANHSVEEIRVNLGADSLAYLSLEALRRVEVSMKAGFCDACFSGEYVIPMDEQNQSRDSQLGLFEESEDRD; from the coding sequence ATGAAGCATTTACCACGGGACCCGAGCAGCGAATACGATCGCTCCAATCCGAGCCTCGATCGCTTTCACGACGAGTGCGGCGTGGTCGGTATCTCAGGCCATCCCGAGGCGGCGAACCTGGCCTATCTGGGTCTGTATGCACAGCAGCACCGCGGCCAGGAGTCCGCGGGCATCGTATCGCGCGACGGGGCGCAGATGTGCGTGCAAAAGGGCATGGGCCTTGTGGCCGACATCTTCACGTCGGACAAACTCCGCAAGCTGCCGGGCCGCTACTCGATCGGGCATGTGCGCTACTCGACCGCCGGGGCCAGTAATCTGCGCGATGCGCAGCCGTTTCTGGCCGATTCCGGCCGTCATCATGTTTCGATCGCCCACAACGGCAATCTGACCAATGCAGATGCGATCCGTTCGGAACTCGAAGACTATGGCTCGATCTTCCAGTCGACCATGGACTCCGAAGTCTTCGTGCACCTGTTCGCACGAGCCCGCGGAACTCTGGATGAACGCCTCAGCGACACGTTCTCGCGGGTTCGTGGTGCCTATTCGCTCGTCTTCCTGATCGATGACACGCTCGTGGCCGTGCGCGACCCGCATGGCTTTCGACCGCTCTCGCTGGCGCGACTCGGTTCGGCCTGGGTGGTCGCAAGCGAGACCTGCGCCTTTGATCTGATCGGTGCCGAATACGAGCGGGATGTGGAACCGGGCGAAATCGTCATCATCCGACGGGGGCGACTGCGCTCGATCCAGCCCTTGCCTCGCGAGCCCGAACGTTTCTGCGTGTTCGAGCACATCTACTTCGCTCGGCCTGACTCCCTGGTCTTCGGAAGCAATGTCTACCAGACGCGCAAGCAACTGGGACGCGAACTTGCCCGCTCCTCGCCGGTGGAAGCGGATATGGTCGTGCCCGTACTCGACTCGGGTTGTGCTGCGGCGATCGGCTACGCGCAGGAAGCGGAGCTTCCCTATGAGACTGCGCTGATCCGGAATCACTATGTGCGCCGGACCTTCATCGAGCCGGAACAATCGATCCGTCTTTTCGGCGTGCGTATCAAGCACAATCCGATCCGCGAATTGGTTGCGGGCAAGCGTCTGGTCGTGGTCGAAGACTCGATCGTGCGCGGCACGACGCTCTACAAGCTCGTCACCCTCTTCCGGGCCGCGGGGGCCACGGAGGTGCACATCCGGGTATCTTCTCCGCCCACCACCGGACCCTGTTATTACGGAATCGACACTCCGACCCGTGAGGAACTGGTGGCCGCGAACCATTCGGTCGAAGAGATCCGCGTGAATCTCGGCGCGGACAGCCTGGCCTACCTTTCGCTCGAAGCCTTGCGTCGGGTCGAGGTATCCATGAAGGCCGGTTTCTGTGATGCCTGCTTCTCGGGGGAGTACGTCATTCCGATGGATGAACAGAATCAGAGCCGGGATTCCCAGTTGGGCCTGTTCGAGGAGTCCGAGGATCGGGACTGA
- a CDS encoding glycosyltransferase family 2 protein, translating to MRAWVPTSISVVVPVFNEQGNAAALVERITAAVRPLALPFEVIVVDDGSSDATIEILRGLIPANPELVVLALRRNFGQTLALQAGLDRARGEAIVTMDGDLQNDPADIPKLIDSLRNGADVVSGWRRDRQDTLVLRKIPSWIANRLIRLITGVKVHDQGCALKAYRGEVIRGLDLYADMHRFIAILTLPLGASLAEVEVRHHARTAGDSKYGISRTFKVIADLFTIQMITRFRESPLRFFAMLGLPFLLATLIAATVTILAGKGSVILAGVTLTAAMTFVTCLLLGLLGESLLDGRDTRKFRTITVHREWRHSS from the coding sequence CTGCGCGCGTGGGTACCCACGTCGATCAGTGTCGTCGTGCCCGTTTTCAATGAACAGGGCAACGCGGCGGCTCTGGTCGAGCGCATCACGGCCGCCGTGCGGCCACTCGCCCTGCCCTTTGAAGTCATCGTCGTCGACGACGGCTCCAGCGATGCAACCATCGAGATACTGCGTGGGTTGATTCCCGCGAATCCCGAACTCGTAGTTCTCGCATTGCGGCGCAACTTCGGTCAGACGCTGGCCCTTCAGGCGGGCCTGGATCGGGCCCGCGGCGAAGCCATCGTGACCATGGATGGCGATCTCCAGAACGACCCCGCCGATATTCCGAAGCTGATCGACAGTCTTCGAAACGGTGCCGATGTCGTCAGTGGCTGGCGTCGCGATCGTCAAGACACCCTGGTGCTGCGAAAGATCCCCTCGTGGATCGCAAATCGGCTGATTCGGCTCATCACCGGCGTAAAGGTCCACGACCAGGGATGTGCCCTGAAGGCCTACCGCGGAGAAGTCATTCGAGGTCTCGACCTGTACGCCGACATGCACCGCTTCATCGCGATACTCACCCTTCCGCTGGGCGCTTCGCTCGCCGAGGTCGAAGTACGGCATCACGCGCGCACGGCGGGCGATTCGAAATACGGTATCTCACGCACATTCAAAGTGATTGCCGACCTGTTCACCATCCAGATGATCACTCGTTTTCGCGAGAGCCCTCTTCGCTTTTTTGCCATGCTCGGATTGCCGTTTCTCCTGGCAACTCTGATCGCCGCCACAGTCACGATTCTGGCTGGCAAGGGAAGTGTGATTCTGGCCGGTGTAACGCTCACCGCCGCGATGACTTTCGTGACCTGCCTCTTGCTCGGCCTGCTCGGCGAATCGCTACTCGATGGCCGGGATACCCGAAAATTCCGAACGATCACGGTCCATCGCGAGTGGAGACATTCCAGTTGA
- the purL gene encoding phosphoribosylformylglycinamidine synthase subunit PurL — protein sequence MTEPEVNLQLAREHGLSDAEYDDILQILGRVPTYPELGVFSVMWAEHCSYKSSKKYLLTLPTEGPHVIHGPGENAGVVDIGDGWAAAFKIESHNHPSYIEPHGGAATGVGGILRDVFTMGARPIANLNSIRFGPLSDPHQRYLLRGVVSGIADYGNCFGCATVGGEVSFHPGYASNILVNAMNLGLVKQDAIFLATASGEGNPVIYVGSKTGRDGIHGASLLASSEFDDDTESMRPTVQLGDPFCEKLLLEACLEAMASGAIVGIQDMGAAGLTCSSFEMASSAGTGIEMDLDLVPQREEGMTPYELLLSESQERMLLVAESGREGELLEIFEKWDLDAAIVGKVTGDGRMKIHWRRELVADIPIDPVAASAPVYERPYARPADLDERQKLDLSALQPESDPGAALMQLLASENLCSRRWVYQQYDQILQSATVIRPGGDAAVVRVPATGRGLALSTDCNPRYCSLDPYSGAQHAVAEAARNVAVTGAKPYAVTNCLNFGSPEKPESMWQFVEAVRGLGDACRAFDTPVVSGNVSFYNETAGEGAIPPTPTIGMLGLMEDASLAVKAGFASEGDAIVLLGETFEELGASEYLAVRHGQERGTPPALDLAREKRLYEFLERAARLRLMRSAHDVSNGGLAVALAECALQSGIGLQAAPPGAGMRPDALLFGESASRVVVSCAQADLDALLQLAREIGVPGEAIGSTGGDRIRIEPGIDLVLSHAYDVWSRTIPEALG from the coding sequence ATGACAGAGCCAGAAGTCAATCTGCAACTGGCGCGCGAGCACGGCCTGAGCGACGCGGAGTACGACGACATCCTGCAGATTCTGGGTCGCGTTCCAACGTATCCCGAACTCGGTGTCTTCTCGGTGATGTGGGCCGAACACTGCTCCTACAAGTCCAGCAAGAAATACCTGTTGACCCTTCCCACGGAAGGCCCCCATGTGATCCACGGACCGGGTGAGAACGCCGGTGTGGTCGATATCGGTGACGGTTGGGCGGCCGCCTTCAAGATCGAGAGCCACAACCATCCCTCGTACATCGAGCCACACGGCGGTGCAGCGACGGGCGTCGGCGGCATTTTGCGCGATGTGTTCACGATGGGTGCGCGTCCGATTGCGAACCTGAACTCGATCCGCTTCGGGCCGCTTTCCGATCCGCATCAACGTTATCTGCTGCGGGGTGTGGTGTCGGGGATCGCCGACTACGGCAACTGTTTCGGCTGTGCGACCGTCGGTGGCGAAGTTTCGTTCCACCCGGGCTACGCGTCGAACATCCTGGTCAATGCCATGAACCTCGGGTTGGTCAAGCAGGATGCGATCTTCCTGGCGACGGCGAGCGGCGAGGGCAATCCGGTGATCTACGTCGGTTCGAAGACGGGCCGGGATGGCATTCACGGGGCCAGCTTGTTGGCGTCCAGCGAGTTCGACGACGACACCGAGTCGATGCGGCCGACCGTGCAGCTGGGAGATCCGTTCTGCGAGAAGCTCCTGCTCGAAGCCTGCCTGGAAGCGATGGCCAGTGGTGCGATCGTGGGCATCCAGGACATGGGCGCGGCTGGACTTACTTGTTCGAGCTTCGAGATGGCTTCGAGTGCGGGAACCGGTATCGAGATGGACCTGGATCTGGTTCCTCAGCGGGAAGAGGGCATGACGCCCTACGAGCTGCTTCTGTCGGAGTCGCAGGAACGCATGCTACTGGTCGCGGAGTCCGGGCGCGAAGGTGAGCTGCTCGAGATCTTCGAGAAATGGGATCTGGATGCGGCGATCGTCGGCAAAGTGACCGGCGACGGGCGCATGAAGATTCACTGGCGCCGGGAACTCGTCGCCGATATTCCGATCGACCCGGTGGCCGCCAGCGCGCCCGTCTACGAGCGACCCTACGCGCGTCCCGCAGACCTGGATGAGCGACAGAAGCTCGACCTGTCTGCGCTACAGCCCGAATCCGATCCGGGCGCGGCGCTGATGCAGCTCCTGGCCTCGGAGAATCTGTGCTCGCGCCGCTGGGTGTACCAGCAGTACGATCAGATCCTGCAGTCGGCAACCGTGATCCGTCCCGGAGGGGATGCCGCCGTGGTGCGCGTGCCGGCGACCGGCCGCGGTCTGGCTCTGAGTACCGATTGCAATCCACGCTATTGCTCACTCGATCCCTATTCTGGTGCGCAGCACGCCGTGGCCGAAGCCGCGCGCAATGTGGCGGTGACCGGTGCGAAACCCTACGCGGTGACCAACTGCCTCAACTTCGGCAGTCCCGAAAAGCCCGAGTCCATGTGGCAGTTCGTCGAGGCCGTGCGCGGTCTGGGTGACGCCTGTCGGGCGTTCGATACGCCCGTGGTGTCGGGCAACGTCAGCTTTTACAACGAGACTGCGGGCGAGGGGGCGATCCCTCCCACTCCCACGATTGGCATGCTCGGGCTGATGGAGGATGCGTCGCTCGCGGTGAAGGCGGGTTTCGCTTCCGAAGGCGACGCGATCGTGCTGCTGGGAGAGACCTTCGAGGAGTTGGGGGCTTCGGAATATCTGGCCGTGCGGCACGGTCAGGAGCGAGGCACGCCGCCGGCGCTCGATCTCGCGCGCGAAAAGCGCCTCTACGAATTCCTGGAACGCGCGGCGCGACTGCGCTTGATGCGTTCTGCGCACGATGTTTCCAACGGCGGATTGGCCGTTGCGCTCGCCGAATGCGCGCTCCAGTCGGGAATTGGCTTGCAGGCGGCGCCCCCGGGCGCCGGAATGCGACCCGATGCTCTTCTTTTTGGTGAATCGGCTTCGCGGGTCGTGGTGAGTTGTGCGCAAGCCGATCTCGACGCGCTCCTGCAACTGGCCCGCGAGATTGGTGTGCCCGGAGAGGCCATCGGTTCGACGGGAGGCGATCGCATTCGCATCGAACCTGGTATCGACCTGGTGCTTTCGCACGCCTACGACGTATGGTCTCGAACGATTCCGGAGGCTCTGGGATGA
- the purQ gene encoding phosphoribosylformylglycinamidine synthase subunit PurQ — protein sequence MVVFPGSNDDRDMAFAFDRLGARVSMLWHKDSSLPEGLDGVAIPGGFSYGDYLRAGAMARFSPIMKSVAAAAEDGLPVIGACNGFQILCESGLLPGGLVRNRDCVFICKDVIVRADEVGWMGAELESGTLLDIPIKHGEGAYVPDPDRPPRVAFRYVDENPNGTVDQIAGIVNERGNVLGLMPHPEHAVDPLLGSTDGAKLLRSFLYACSKRSGSA from the coding sequence GTGGTCGTGTTTCCCGGATCCAATGACGATCGCGACATGGCGTTCGCGTTTGATCGCCTCGGCGCGCGCGTCAGCATGCTCTGGCACAAGGATTCTTCCCTGCCCGAGGGGCTCGACGGTGTCGCCATACCCGGCGGTTTCTCGTATGGCGACTACCTGCGCGCCGGTGCGATGGCCCGCTTCTCGCCGATCATGAAGAGCGTCGCGGCTGCGGCCGAGGACGGCCTGCCCGTCATCGGAGCGTGCAATGGTTTCCAGATCCTGTGCGAGTCGGGATTACTGCCCGGTGGGCTGGTGCGAAACCGCGACTGTGTATTCATCTGCAAGGACGTGATCGTGCGTGCGGACGAGGTCGGTTGGATGGGGGCGGAGCTGGAGTCTGGCACACTGCTCGATATCCCGATCAAGCACGGTGAAGGCGCCTACGTGCCCGACCCCGATCGACCGCCACGGGTGGCGTTTCGCTACGTCGACGAGAATCCGAACGGTACGGTCGATCAGATCGCCGGTATCGTGAACGAACGCGGCAACGTGCTCGGTCTGATGCCGCATCCGGAGCACGCGGTCGATCCACTGCTCGGGAGCACCGACGGTGCGAAGCTCCTGCGCTCCTTCCTCTACGCCTGTTCGAAGCGATCGGGGTCGGCATGA
- a CDS encoding adenylosuccinate lyase → MIPRYSRPEMLAIWSDDHRYELWSRIEVEVCRALSARGEIPREAFETIEARAKVDPERVAEIEAKVHHDVNAYLDALAEVVGPASRYVHLGLTSSDVLDTCLALQMRDAFDLILSECDRFVGALRERALEHRKTACVGRTHGIFAEPTTFGLKLLKAFDEAVRCRERLKRARDQIAVGKLSGAVGTFAHLDPEIETEVLEKLGMTAASISTQIVSRDRHSEAMCALAQMATCMEALAVEVRHLARSDVGEVQEFFGTEQKGSSAMPHKRNPWRFETLTGLARVVRGYASSALENSVLWHERDISNSSVERIICPDATLAVHFMLQRAADLTGSLKVFPERMRQNMDSARGLIFSGSVLLALARHGISRQEAYRLVQAHAMSTWDEGGHLYDRLMADEKVTKALAAEELEECFDLDRQLRNVDAIFERVLAQAGQGGDA, encoded by the coding sequence TTGATCCCCCGCTACAGCCGCCCCGAGATGCTCGCGATCTGGTCTGACGATCATCGCTATGAGCTCTGGAGTCGCATCGAAGTAGAGGTCTGCCGGGCGTTGAGTGCGCGCGGCGAGATTCCCCGCGAGGCCTTTGAGACGATCGAAGCCCGGGCAAAGGTCGATCCCGAACGAGTCGCCGAAATCGAAGCGAAGGTGCATCACGATGTGAACGCCTATCTGGACGCACTGGCCGAAGTCGTGGGGCCGGCTTCACGTTATGTGCATCTGGGCCTGACTTCGTCGGACGTGCTCGATACGTGCCTCGCGTTGCAGATGCGGGATGCGTTCGATCTGATCCTGAGCGAATGCGATCGTTTCGTCGGCGCGCTGCGAGAACGCGCGCTCGAACACCGCAAGACGGCCTGCGTGGGCCGCACACATGGAATCTTCGCAGAGCCCACGACCTTCGGACTCAAGCTGCTCAAGGCTTTCGATGAAGCGGTGCGATGTCGCGAACGCCTGAAGCGCGCCCGCGATCAGATCGCCGTTGGCAAGCTATCGGGCGCCGTCGGCACCTTCGCCCACCTCGATCCCGAGATCGAGACCGAGGTGCTGGAGAAACTCGGCATGACCGCGGCATCGATCTCGACACAGATCGTGTCGCGAGATCGGCACAGCGAAGCGATGTGCGCACTGGCGCAGATGGCGACCTGCATGGAGGCGCTCGCCGTCGAGGTTCGCCATCTGGCGCGCAGCGACGTCGGCGAAGTCCAGGAATTCTTCGGCACCGAGCAGAAGGGCAGTTCGGCCATGCCGCACAAGCGCAATCCGTGGCGTTTCGAAACGCTCACCGGACTCGCTCGGGTCGTGCGTGGCTACGCCTCTTCGGCTCTGGAGAATTCCGTGCTCTGGCATGAGCGGGACATCTCCAATAGTTCGGTCGAGCGCATCATCTGTCCCGACGCGACGCTGGCCGTTCACTTCATGTTGCAACGTGCCGCCGATCTCACGGGAAGCTTGAAGGTCTTTCCCGAACGCATGCGTCAGAACATGGATTCGGCGCGCGGGTTGATCTTCTCCGGATCCGTCCTGCTGGCTCTGGCTCGCCACGGTATCTCACGTCAGGAGGCGTACCGCCTGGTCCAGGCGCACGCGATGTCGACCTGGGACGAGGGCGGCCATCTATACGATCGTCTGATGGCGGACGAGAAAGTGACCAAAGCGCTGGCGGCTGAGGAACTCGAGGAGTGCTTCGACCTGGACCGCCAGTTGCGAAACGTGGATGCGATTTTCGAGCGAGTGCTGGCGCAAGCCGGCCAGGGAGGCGACGCGTGA